TTTGTTCATGTCTTATTTCGGTACAGACCAGTCACAGGTACAGCGTTATCTTTCGGGAAGTTCCTTAACCCAAAGCCGCATGGGACTAATGATGAATGGGCTGCTGAAAGTCCCTATGCAGTTTATTATTCTGTTTATTGGGGTGATGGTTTTCGTTTTTTACCAGTATTTCCAACCCCCTATTATCTTCAATAAGGTACAGACTGAACAATTGGAAAATTCTGCCTTCAAGGAAGACTATTTGTTGTTACAGGAAGAGTTCAAACAAACTTTTCAGGAAAAAAACCAACAATTGGGGATCTTGTTGCAGGCGGTAGAAGCCAATGATGAAGAAACTATCCAATCTACAAAAGCAAGGATTAAAGAACACCAGGAATATCAAGAGAAAATCAGGACTGAGGTCAAGGAGCTTATTGTGAAAAATAATCCCGGGGCGGAAACAAGGGATACAGATTATGTTTTCATGCGATTCGTGATGGATTACTTACCAAAAGGGGTTGTGGGTTTGTTGTTTGCGGTTATTTTCAGTGCGGCGATGTCTTCCACGGCTTCGGAATTGAATGCTTTAGGTTCTACTACCACTATTGATGTCTATAAAAGGTCTATTGCCAAATCGGGTAATCAGTATCATTATCTTGTCTCCTCTAAGCTGTTTACTGCATTTTGGGGGATTTTTGCCATACTTTTTGCCACCTATGCCAATTTGTTTGAAAACCTGATACAGGCAGTCAATCTGTTGGGATCTTTGTTCTATGGAACAATTCTTGGGATTTTTGTGGTAGGCTTTTATATGAAATGGGTAAAGGGAAATGCCGTATTTATTGCTGCATTTTTGGCTGAGGCCATTATCCTTCTCATACATTATAACAATGGAGGCAGTCTTTTTGGCATTGACATCAACATTGGTTTTCTCTGGTATAATGCGATTGGGTGTCTTGCTGTGATGATTTTTGCAGCCTTGATACAGTTGTTGAAGAGGGATTGGAAGTAGTGCTCTTCGGGATTTGCAATCCCGAAGAGCGATAACAGGGATTTTTAATCCCGGGATTCTCAAAAGGTGGTGTATGCGGATTAAAAATCCGCTTTATCCGTTCCCGAAATTGCAAATTTCAGGAAGCGCCGCTCTTCGGGATTTGTAATTCCGAAGAGCGATGAAGAGGATTTTTAATCCTAAAAAAAATCAAATATCCTCCAAGTCAATCATACCTCTTCTAATTCCATAAAAATCCCCACAACTGCTGTAGATATATTCCTCTTCTTTTTCTACAATCCCTGCTCTTACTGGGTTTTGGTGGATATAATTGATTTTAGTCATCATAAAATTTTCTGAAAAAATTTCTTCTCCATGATAGCCGTTTTTCCAAAACCAGATTTTATCGTTCTTCTTTAATATCCACAACAACCATTTTTTCCGGCTTTCGTCTGGATTTTTTGAAATGGCATCATAAATTGCTTTTGAGGTAAATTTTTTTAAGTCTCTTATGATGTCTGAAAGGGGTACTTTTTCGGACGAAACAATCAAATGGCAATGATTACTCATGATGACCCATGCATAGATTTTTAAGCCTTTGTTTTTTTGGCAGAATTTAAGACTATCAATTAAGATGTCCGCGTAACATTTTCTTGTGAACACATCCACCCATTGGCGGACTGTAAATGTGATAAAATGAGGAGCAAATTGATCTTGAATTTGATATGAAAAGCCCATAAATACTGATTTAAACAAAAATCGAGGCTTTTTAAAAAATCAACATCAGTTTAAACGGATAAGTAAACGGATAAATATTGTTGCGGATTATAAATTCGCTTTATCCATTCTCGAAATTGCAAATTTCGAGAAGCGGTGTGCTCTTCGGGAATTGCAATCCCGAAGAGCGATAACTTGGATTTTTAATCCCGGGATTCTCAAAAGGGGCTGTATGCGGATTAAAAATCCGCTTTATCCGTTCCCGAAATTACAAATTTCAGGAAGCCTTTTATCTGGTAATCGGCTGAGGGAAAACTGCCATGCTTTCATGACCACCTCCTCCCACAGCCTGCACAGCAAAGAAGTAATTGTCTTTGGAGTACGGGATGGTCAAGCTGGTTTCTTCTGTATAGAATTTCTTCTGCCACATCGAAGCATCTGTTTCCCGCATCAGGACATAATAACCTTTTGCTTTTCCTTTTTCAGGTGCTTCCCATCTCAAAGTTGAGGTATTGCTCAATCTTCTCACATCAATCCCAACATTGGTGGGTTCAGAGGGGGCTGAAGCCAAAGAAGCCAAGGAAGCAAGGTTGATGCCTGTTACTTTTCTCATATATTCATAATCTACGAACTCTGGTAAGTCCCCATACTGAATTCCATTTTCAAACCTTACATTTTCATGTTGATGGTAATAGTTCTCGTTCATTTCACACACCCTGACCGCAGTAAAACCCTGCTGGGCAAAAGGAGTATGGTCACCACCTCTTAGGAAGCGGTCATTTCTGTACAGTAATTTCACTTCCAACTGGTCGACATATCTTTCTCCAACTTCTTTCATGTATCTGGCCAACTGTCTGGATTTGCTATCATTTTCGCCATTGGTATATCTTCTGATGGCAGCCATTCTTTCTGTTTCTGCTGCCGGAACACCTTCCGAGAAAATCCTGACGCGGGTATTGTCATTGATGTTGGTCTCAGAAGAATTGGAGTTGCCGATCATATCATTGTTCAGCATGGCCACCAGGTTCCAGTTTTCATTTTTTGCTTTCTCGGCCAAATAAGCAGCACCTTTCAATCCCTGTTCTTCACCGGAAACCACTACAAACAGGATGGTTGCAGGAAAGCTTCTTTTTGATATGATTCTGGTGAGTTCAATGATTGCTGCTACTCCCGAACCATCATCATTTGCGCCGGGAGCATCGATTTCTGTATTCATGACATCCAGGGCCCTACTATCTATGTGGGCAGAAATGATGAAAATCCTGTCATCATTGGGATCAGTGCCTTTTAGGGTAGCCATTACATTGCCCATTTCGGCATCCTGGGGGATTCTTCTTCCGTCAGCCGGAACGGTGAAGGTATCAATAAAGGCGCTAAGTCTTCCCTGAGCCTGTGGTTCAAAAGACTTGAACAGGTCCAAAACATATTTTTGGGAAGCAACTATACCTTCATTTGGGCTATTTTTGCTCAAGGAGTGCCGTGTTCTAAAGCCAGCAAGGTCTCTGACATATTTTTCAAGGTTTTCTGCTGAGATTTCTTTGACCATTTGCTCAATTGCCGCGTCTCTATGGATAATTTGCGTCTGTGCAAAGCTGAGGTTGGTCGAAACCAAAAGGGTGATCAGGATTAAAATTCTTTTCATTGTACCATTCATCTGTTTGAATGCTTTAAATTTACCTGTAGATACACCCATTTTAAATGTAAATTACATGAACGAATTATTGCTACCACAAACAGGTGAATACGGTGCCTATTATGAAAATTATATTTCCTGGGTTAAAGGAAAAGATATTCCTGAGGTATTGATCGCCCAAATTCAGGAGACCAGGAATATTTATGATCAATTGGGGGACAGAAAGAGTAATCTATCTTATGCTGAAGGAAAATGGTCGGCAAAAGAAGTACTTGGGCATATGACGGATACAGACAGGGTCATGGCTTATCGGGCACTTTCCATTGCCAGGGGAGAAAAAGCCTCCTTGCCAGGCTATGATCAAGATGCTTATGTGATCAGCGGTAAATTCAATGAAGTCCCTTTGGGCAGATTGCTTGAAGAGTTTGAGCTTTCACGTTTTGCTTTGGTTTCATTATTGAAAAATATCCCAGAAGAGTATTATGCCAATTTGGGAACAGCCAATAATACGACAGTTTCCGTCAGAGCGCTTTTTCATATTATAGCCGGACATACCATCCACCATCTGAATGTGCTCAAGGAAAGATACCTTTGATTTTCAGTGAGATAAAAATCGTAATGAAAAATTAATCCCTTCAATTGGGCAAAAATTCGTAGTTTTGTCGAATTTATCTAATGGAAAATAATTTTATAAGCTATGAAAAGAACGAGAGCACAAGAATCCAGGGCTGCGATTGAAAGACTTTACATCACCATGAGACACCTGTTTATGAGGGGGTCTTACAAACCGATGGGTGTTTCAGGAGAGTCATTGGTGGATTCACTTTTGGTGTTAAGTCCGGAGATTTATGGCCTGTTGGCACAGGATGAAAAAATTGAATTGGATGGATTGCTCTATGTAATGGAAAGGCTACCAAGGGGAATCGAAGAATGCCGTTATATCCGTCTGATCAGCCGTGAAGGTTATGAGAATTCAACTTTTCCTGCGATTGTTCCGGCCAAAAGAAAGAGGAATTGTTATAGGGTAGACCATGATCAGATGTATGTGGAGATGACAAGGGGAAGGTCGGATATTTATGATATTCTTACACACCTTACTTTCCTTTACATTGAGTCAGAAAAAATCAGGAACAACAGTACAGATCCGAAAGGCAGGATTGATCTCAACTGGGAAATGTTGGAAAAAATCGTGGCCAAAGAAGAAACCGGAGAAGAGTTTGATAAAGAGGTAGCTTGTTCCTATTTGAGCCACGTGATAGGAAGGACTTTTGATGAAACCCATGAGGCAGTAGAGAAATTCGAATCCTCGCCCCATACCAATAGTTTGTTCAGGATAGTCTATCACTTGGGTAAATTATCCATGGATGAGGCTTTTGAGGGAAGAGATAGGGAGATTTCATTTTCTTCTACCTTGAGAATAAGGGTTGGGCACCATGTTTACGGTGAATTATGGGCCAAAAAGATTAAGAAAGTTTTGTTTGAAAACAAGCTGATAGAAAGGCCATTACATATTGTATCGGCCAACCTCCATAGTTTTCTCAATACCATTTATGGCCATCAGGCTTTAGGGCTTGGTTCCTTTGAGGATATTGAGAAAGTTGCCATGGATATCAGTATAGGCGCTAAAAATAACAAGGGGAAAGAGATCTTGAATTATGCCCAGAAAAATGGGTTTATAGAAGTGATGGATGATTCCGGTACAAATATCCATGTACAGATTTTTGATACGGCTGCTATGTCGCATAAGACTGTCCTTCCTGGATGTCAATTGCCCGATGACTTGGATAAAAGGCCTGTGATACTTGTGATGGATTATGCTTTTGGAGAACAGGCTTATGAATGCTTTGATGAGTTGCTCAAGCCTTATGAAACCGAAGAGGGTAATGTTTATCCATTGAATGTACTTTCCGCGTCGATTATGGGCAAGGCCGGAATCCTTACAGGCAAAAAAGGGGATATCATGATTCCTGACAGCCATGTATTTGAAGGAACTGCCGATAACTATCCTTTCAAAAACGAACTCAGCAAAAAGGATTTTGAAGGATATGGATTGGGGGTATTTCAAGGTACAATGTTTACCGTATTGGGAACTTCCTTACAGAACAAAGATGTATTGAGCTACTTGATGGAGTCCTCCTGGAAGGCTATAGGTCTGGAAATGGAAGGAGCCCATTATCAAAAGGCCATTCAGTCGGAGAGCAAGATAAGGCAAAGTATCAAAAAGAATGTGAAAGTGCTTTATGCCTATTATGCTTCAGATAATCCCCTCGAAACCGGCAGTACCCTAGCATCTGGCGCTTTGGGGATGGAAGGAGTAAGGCCTACTTATCTTATTACATACAAAATTCTGCAGAAGCTGTTTTCGAAAAAAGAATGACAAAATAATATTCTGACATGTATGATTATATCAAAACCTTCATCGTTTGTTCGGTGAAGGTTCTTTTTTTGTTTTCTGTTTTTTTATTGATTTTTTAGTCTTGTCTTAAATCATGGATAAATATGATTTTCGTCATGATCTAAGTGGGTTTAGTTACTCAAATTTGTTTCAACAATCAACCACAACAGATTATGACGACAAAGAAAAAATGGATATCAGCGATAATGGTTATTGTCCTGATGTCAATCCAATGGTCAGTTGAAGCACAAGTTAAATATACTTTAGCACCCTCTCCGGAATTGAAAGTGGAAGGGGGATCCTCACTACATGATTGGGACATGACATCCAATACAGCGAAGGGTGAAGGACAGTTTATCATGGAAGGTAACCAATTTAAGGGAGTAAGAAGCCTACAGGTTACCATGGAAGCCGAAAGTTTGAAGAGCGGCACTAGGGGTTTGGATGCCAATGCCTACAAAGCCCTGGACACCAAGAAAAACAAAGAGGTGAGATTTACCCTTAGGGAACTCACTGGAAGTGGAAGCAGCTATCAGGCCAAAGGGGACTTCACCATTGCAGGTGTTACCAAACCTGCGAGTTTCCCGGTAAAAGTTTCTCAAAATGGAAACAGGGTTACTTTTGAAGGAAGCTACAACACCAAATTAACAGATTATTCAATAGATCCACCGACTGCGCTTTTGGGTACAGTCAAAACAAGGGACGAGATTACTATCAAATTCAAAGCAACATTTCAACCAAACAATTAAAATCCACAACAATGAAAAAGGTTTTATTTTCCGCAATCGCAGTCATCGGATTGGTTTTTTCCGGTATGGCACAGGGACTTCAGAGAGATATGCAATTCTGGAGACCGTATGATCAAAGAGGTTTGAATATCTTTGAGACAGGTAAAGAAGATACAGTAGCTTATGAAGGCATGCGTGTAAGGATTGGTGGTCATTTCGCACAGCAATGGCAAAACTTGAGCCACTCCAATACAGCCACTCCTAACGTGAATGCCAATGGTGTCAATTTGAATGAATTGATTGATATTGGAGCAGGAACGAATTTGGCCACAGCTAACCTTAACATCGACGTAGCACTGGCTGATGGTTTGAGAATGAACCTGATTACCTATCTTTCTTCCCGTCACCACCCCGAGGCTTGGGTAAAAGGAGGTTATATCCAAGTGGATAAATTGGGATTCTTGAACCTGGGAGAAACCGATTGGTTTGACAAATACCTTACCGTCAGAATAGGTCATATGGAAATCAATTATGGTGATGCCCACTTCAGAAGATCTGATAATGGTAATGCATTCTATAATCCCTTCGTTGAAAACTATATCATGGATGCCTTTACAACAGAGGTTGGTGGTGAAGTTTTCTTTCAAAGTAATGGGTGGTTGGCAATGGCTGCGGTTACCGGAGGTGAGATTCAAGGTGGCGTGACCAATCCTGCCAATAGATCACCAAACTTCATTGGGAAATTTGGTTATGATAAGTATGTTTTAGAAGACCTAAGGGTGAGATTGACCGGTTCAATTTACACAACGAAAAGTTCCCAAAGAAATACCTTATGGGGAGGTGACAGGGCAGGCTCCAGATATTACATGGTAATGGAAAACACCTTAGCAACTACTGCTGCTCAATTTACCTCAGGTAGATTTAATCCTAACCAAACGAATAACATTACCACATGGGTTATCAACCCCTTTGTGAAGTTCCATGGATTGGAATTCTTCGGTAACTTCGAGCAATCCAAAGGTGCTGCAAGAGGTGAAGCCAATGACAGAACCTGGACTCAGATCGGTACTGACTTGCTGTACAGATTTGGAACCCATGAAAAATTCTATGTGGCAGGTAGATACAATAAAGTAGAAGGTACTTTGTTTGGATCTGGATTGGATGTAAGCATCGACAGGGTACAAATAGGCGGTGGATGGTTTATTACCAAAAACTTATTGGCTAAATTGGAATATGTAAATCAAAACTACAACGGCTTTGCTGCCAATGACATCAGGAATGGTGGTAAATTCAATGGTCTGATGATCGAAGCAGTGGTAGGCTTCTAAAATAAAAACTCCCATGCGTGTCCTTTTAGCACTTTTGCTGGTTCTCCTGAGCCCTTACAAAGAAGAAAAGGAGGTCATAGTTACAAGAAAAAAGATCACAGTAAGTGGTCAGACCTCCATCGGCGGATTCAATTGTGAATATGCAAAAAACAGCTTAAGGGACACGCTTTTTATTGATACCCCTCTAAGATCAAAAGATCTGGTTTTTGACATACCTGTCAATGATTTTTCCTGCGGAAATTTTTTGCTCAACAAGGATTTCCGGAAAACCATCAAAGCAGAACAATATCCCCATGCCAAAGTCAGGGTAAGAAACCTGAAGTCAAATTACGGACACTATTCCTGCGATTTGATGGTCGATATTGTTGGGAAAAGACTGCAATATAAAGAACTGCCGTTGAAAAGGACTGCAGATGGAATTGCGGCCAAGCTTATTTTGAGTTTTAATGAGCTGGAACTGGAGGCCCCCAAAAAACTTGGAGGCCTGGTAAAAGTTGAAGAGGAGTTGATGCTTGAATTCAAGCTTTCCTTTTAAATCAGCCCTCAATTAATTTTCTGAGTTGCAAGGTGGATTTTTCAAAATCAAATTGTCCAATCGCTACCTGCATCTTACTTTTTATTTCTTGCAGGCAAAGATTTCCAATGCTTCCTTCATGGACATGATTTACTTTTGATTGATCCGGTTTGAACAGGCCTGCTTCGATATCAAGACCTACTTTTTTATAGGCATCCCGGAAAGGCATTCCCTGTAAAACCAAATCATTGACAACTTCCACACTGAATACATGTTGGAAAAAGTTGTCTTTGAGAATTTCTTTTTTGATTTGAATTTCCTTTAACATGAAAGTGCTCATATTGATGCAATCCAAAAGTATCTCCAATCCCGGAAAAATAGCTTCTTTTAGTAATTGGAGGTCCCTGTGGTAACCCGTGGTCATATTGGTCAAAATAAAACTGACCTGTGTGGGGATGGATTGGATTTGATTGGTTTTAGCCCTTATCAATTCAAATACATCCGGATTCTTTTTGTGTGGCATAATGCTACTGCCAGTAGTCAGATTATCCGGGAAACTAATGAATCCAAAATGCTGGTTCATAAAGATGCAGACATCTGCTGCCAGTTTATTTAAAGTGCCGGCAATCCCTGCCATGGCAAAAGACAGGTTTTTTTCAGTTTTGCCCCTGCTGTTCTGTGCATTGATTACATTGTGGTGCAGGTCTTCAAAGCCTAGCAAGCCTGTGGTCAAGGTCCTGTCCAAAGGAAAGGATGATCCATAACCTGCGGCAGATCCCAGGGGGTTTTTATTGCTCAATTTATAGGCCGCAAATAATAAGTCCATATCTTCCGCCAGGCTTTCGGCAAAAGAGCCGAACCAAAGCCCAAATGAGGAAGGCATAGCCAGTTGGGTATGGGTGTACCCTGGCATCAGGTCATTTTTGTGCTTTTCTGCCAATGTTATCAACAGGTCGAACAGTTCCTCTGAGGCTTCTACGATATCCCGAATGGCTGTTCGGTAGTATAATTTTAGGTCAACAAGAACCTGGTCATTCCTGGATCTTCCACTATGGAGTTTTTTTCCGACTTCTCCATAGCGTTGGGTAAGCAAAAATTCTACCTGGGAATGTACATCTTCCACACCTTCGTCAATTTTGAAAGTTCCCTGTTCAATTTCATAATAGATTTCCCTTAAGCCCTGCAACAATACCTCAAGTTCTGAAGAGGTAAGAAGGCCGATTTTCTCAAGCATAATGGCATGGGCCATTGAGCCCAATACATCAAAAGGAGCCAAAAGGATATCAAATTCGGGATCCCTTCCGATGGTAAATGTTTCAACTTCTTTCTTTGCACTTGTATTTTTTTGCCAGAGTTTCATGCTTGTTTTTTCTTTTCAGGGTAAATAATAATTGGTTTAATTGAAAGATGCGTAAGTTTCCAAGATTTGGATATATCCTTTGATTCCTTCCTCGATTTCATGGAGGTAAATGAATTCGTCCGGAGTATGTGACCTGGAAGAATCTCCAGGTCCGATTTTTACCGAAGGATAGGGGATAAGCGCCTGATCTGATAGCGTAGGACTGCCATATTTTTTGAGCTTCAGTTTTTCTCCCACTTCAAGAATCCGATGCCCATCAGGTACTTTTGAAGAATTTAACCTCAGGGAACGTGGCTGGAGTTCTGCCTTCAAAACTGTTTTTAATTCCGTCAGGGCCTCTTCCAGGGTATATGCATCAGTAACCCGCACATCCAAGGTGTAATGACATAGGTCAGGCACGACATTATGTTGGCTTCCGGCGTGAATGATGGTTGCAGTTACTTTACTTTTCCCCAAGAAGGCTGATTCTCTTTGAAATTGGTAATTTCTGATAATATTCAGGTCATCCAAGGCTTTGTAGATCGCATTTTCTCCTTCTTCCCTTGCAGCATGGCCTGCTTTGCCCTTTACGGTGGCATCAATTACCAATAAGCCTTTTTCAGCAACAGCCATTTGCATCTGGGTAGGTTCTCCTACGATGGCCAGTTCAATTTCCGGTAATTCAGGAAGAATACACTCTATCCCGTTTTTTCCTGAAATTTCTTCTTCTGCAGTAGCGGCTAAGATCAGGTTAAATGGTAAGTCTTTGTTATAAAAATACAGGAAGGTGGCTATTAAACTTACAAGGCAGCCTCCGGCATCATTGCTCCCAAGACCAAAAATTTTTCCATCCTCTATGATGGCCTTGAATGGATCCTGAGTATAACCGGCATTGGGTTTTACGGTATCATGATGGGAATTCAGCAAGATATAGGGAAGTGTTTTTTTTCGATATTTGGAGAACGCCCAAATATTATTCCCTTTTCGCAGGGTGGATACCCCTTGCTTTTCCAAAAAAATCTGGATCAGTTCGGCTGTTTTTTCCTCCTCTTTGCTGAGGGAAGGTGTTTCAATGAGGGATTTTAACAAGAGGATGGCCTCTTTGGAAATTTGCTGTATCAAATCATCCATGTCCTGTCAATACAAGTCGTACTTGTGCCTTTCGATGGTAGTTCCTGATAATTTGCCCTTTGCCGCCAATAATAAGTTTTCTGCTTTTCCTATCCAGACATGGTTAACCCCTTTTTGTAAGGCAGCAAAAGCATTGTCCAGTTTGGGGATCATGCCGGAATGGATGACATTTTCTTTTTTCAATTCGGCATAAATTTCTTCATTGATCAAAGGAACAATTGAATTTTCATTTTTTTCATCAATTAGCACTCCGGCTTTGTTGAAACAGAAGTATAGGTTTACCTTGAATTTTTTGGAAAGGTTGGTCGCTAATTCCGAAGCGATTCCGTCCGCATTGGTATTGAGCAATTGTCCCTTTTTATCATGGGTAATGGCACAGACTACCGGGATGATGTCTGCATCCAAAAGGGTCTGCAAGAGGCCAACGTTTACTTCCTGAATATCACCTACAAATCCATAATCTATGTTCTTTACGGGTCTTTTGACGGATCGGATCAAGTTGCCATCAGCACCTGTCATCCCAAGTGCGTTTTGTTTCAAAGCCTGTAATTTAGCTACAATCTGTTTGTTAATGAGACCGGCATAGACCATGGTCACGATGTCAAGGGTGTCCTTATCCGTAATTCTTCTCCCGTCCACCATCTCAGGCATCACGCCAAGGCTTTCTCCGAATTTGGAAGCCAGGACCCCCCCCCCATGGACAAGGATTTTTTTACCGGGAAACCTTGAGAACAAATAAAGGAACTCATCTAACTTTTCCGGGAAGTCGATGACGTTTCCTCCGATTTTGATGATGCTTACATTCATGATTTATGGTTTTTGTTAGTGGTTGGGATAATTGTCAATAATCAGCCAAGGATATGGCTGATTACTGATTGGGCAGCATAAATCCTGTTGTTTGCCTGCTCTTGTACGATGCTTCTTTTTCCGTCCAGAATTTCATCGGACAATTCCAGGTTGCGTCTTACCGGGAGACAATGCATGACTTTGGCTGATTTGGCATGCTTGAAATGCTTTTCAGTTAACATCCATGAATTGTCGGTGGTAATTATTTTACCGTAGTCATTGAAAGCAGACCAGTTTTTGACATATACGAAATCCGCATCTTCCAAAGCCTTGTGTTGATCCAATTCTATATGGGCACCTTTGGTAAACATAGGATC
This Cecembia calidifontis DNA region includes the following protein-coding sequences:
- a CDS encoding sodium:solute symporter — its product is MSFIDWLVLFGTLLAIVGIGVYRTYGIRDMDSYIRGTGNMNWWTIGLSIMATQASAITFLSTPGQAYDDGMRFIQFYFGLPLAMIILSATFLPIYYKLKVYTAYEFLEERFDLKTRTLAAFLFLIQRGLAAGITIYAPAIILSTLLGWNLTLTNVFIGVLVIIYTVSGGTRAVSITQKQQMGIMMGGMVLAGILVIQMLPIQFTEALHVAGKMEKLNIVNFELDLADRYNFWSGMTAALFLFMSYFGTDQSQVQRYLSGSSLTQSRMGLMMNGLLKVPMQFIILFIGVMVFVFYQYFQPPIIFNKVQTEQLENSAFKEDYLLLQEEFKQTFQEKNQQLGILLQAVEANDEETIQSTKARIKEHQEYQEKIRTEVKELIVKNNPGAETRDTDYVFMRFVMDYLPKGVVGLLFAVIFSAAMSSTASELNALGSTTTIDVYKRSIAKSGNQYHYLVSSKLFTAFWGIFAILFATYANLFENLIQAVNLLGSLFYGTILGIFVVGFYMKWVKGNAVFIAAFLAEAIILLIHYNNGGSLFGIDINIGFLWYNAIGCLAVMIFAALIQLLKRDWK
- a CDS encoding DUF6909 family protein, giving the protein MKRTRAQESRAAIERLYITMRHLFMRGSYKPMGVSGESLVDSLLVLSPEIYGLLAQDEKIELDGLLYVMERLPRGIEECRYIRLISREGYENSTFPAIVPAKRKRNCYRVDHDQMYVEMTRGRSDIYDILTHLTFLYIESEKIRNNSTDPKGRIDLNWEMLEKIVAKEETGEEFDKEVACSYLSHVIGRTFDETHEAVEKFESSPHTNSLFRIVYHLGKLSMDEAFEGRDREISFSSTLRIRVGHHVYGELWAKKIKKVLFENKLIERPLHIVSANLHSFLNTIYGHQALGLGSFEDIEKVAMDISIGAKNNKGKEILNYAQKNGFIEVMDDSGTNIHVQIFDTAAMSHKTVLPGCQLPDDLDKRPVILVMDYAFGEQAYECFDELLKPYETEEGNVYPLNVLSASIMGKAGILTGKKGDIMIPDSHVFEGTADNYPFKNELSKKDFEGYGLGVFQGTMFTVLGTSLQNKDVLSYLMESSWKAIGLEMEGAHYQKAIQSESKIRQSIKKNVKVLYAYYASDNPLETGSTLASGALGMEGVRPTYLITYKILQKLFSKKE
- a CDS encoding REP-associated tyrosine transposase → MGFSYQIQDQFAPHFITFTVRQWVDVFTRKCYADILIDSLKFCQKNKGLKIYAWVIMSNHCHLIVSSEKVPLSDIIRDLKKFTSKAIYDAISKNPDESRKKWLLWILKKNDKIWFWKNGYHGEEIFSENFMMTKINYIHQNPVRAGIVEKEEEYIYSSCGDFYGIRRGMIDLEDI
- a CDS encoding M28 family metallopeptidase; translated protein: MKRILILITLLVSTNLSFAQTQIIHRDAAIEQMVKEISAENLEKYVRDLAGFRTRHSLSKNSPNEGIVASQKYVLDLFKSFEPQAQGRLSAFIDTFTVPADGRRIPQDAEMGNVMATLKGTDPNDDRIFIISAHIDSRALDVMNTEIDAPGANDDGSGVAAIIELTRIISKRSFPATILFVVVSGEEQGLKGAAYLAEKAKNENWNLVAMLNNDMIGNSNSSETNINDNTRVRIFSEGVPAAETERMAAIRRYTNGENDSKSRQLARYMKEVGERYVDQLEVKLLYRNDRFLRGGDHTPFAQQGFTAVRVCEMNENYYHQHENVRFENGIQYGDLPEFVDYEYMRKVTGINLASLASLASAPSEPTNVGIDVRRLSNTSTLRWEAPEKGKAKGYYVLMRETDASMWQKKFYTEETSLTIPYSKDNYFFAVQAVGGGGHESMAVFPQPITR
- the argB gene encoding acetylglutamate kinase gives rise to the protein MNVSIIKIGGNVIDFPEKLDEFLYLFSRFPGKKILVHGGGVLASKFGESLGVMPEMVDGRRITDKDTLDIVTMVYAGLINKQIVAKLQALKQNALGMTGADGNLIRSVKRPVKNIDYGFVGDIQEVNVGLLQTLLDADIIPVVCAITHDKKGQLLNTNADGIASELATNLSKKFKVNLYFCFNKAGVLIDEKNENSIVPLINEEIYAELKKENVIHSGMIPKLDNAFAALQKGVNHVWIGKAENLLLAAKGKLSGTTIERHKYDLY
- a CDS encoding DinB family protein; the protein is MNELLLPQTGEYGAYYENYISWVKGKDIPEVLIAQIQETRNIYDQLGDRKSNLSYAEGKWSAKEVLGHMTDTDRVMAYRALSIARGEKASLPGYDQDAYVISGKFNEVPLGRLLEEFELSRFALVSLLKNIPEEYYANLGTANNTTVSVRALFHIIAGHTIHHLNVLKERYL
- a CDS encoding M20 family metallo-hydrolase; translation: MDDLIQQISKEAILLLKSLIETPSLSKEEEKTAELIQIFLEKQGVSTLRKGNNIWAFSKYRKKTLPYILLNSHHDTVKPNAGYTQDPFKAIIEDGKIFGLGSNDAGGCLVSLIATFLYFYNKDLPFNLILAATAEEEISGKNGIECILPELPEIELAIVGEPTQMQMAVAEKGLLVIDATVKGKAGHAAREEGENAIYKALDDLNIIRNYQFQRESAFLGKSKVTATIIHAGSQHNVVPDLCHYTLDVRVTDAYTLEEALTELKTVLKAELQPRSLRLNSSKVPDGHRILEVGEKLKLKKYGSPTLSDQALIPYPSVKIGPGDSSRSHTPDEFIYLHEIEEGIKGYIQILETYASFN
- the argH gene encoding argininosuccinate lyase, which gives rise to MKLWQKNTSAKKEVETFTIGRDPEFDILLAPFDVLGSMAHAIMLEKIGLLTSSELEVLLQGLREIYYEIEQGTFKIDEGVEDVHSQVEFLLTQRYGEVGKKLHSGRSRNDQVLVDLKLYYRTAIRDIVEASEELFDLLITLAEKHKNDLMPGYTHTQLAMPSSFGLWFGSFAESLAEDMDLLFAAYKLSNKNPLGSAAGYGSSFPLDRTLTTGLLGFEDLHHNVINAQNSRGKTEKNLSFAMAGIAGTLNKLAADVCIFMNQHFGFISFPDNLTTGSSIMPHKKNPDVFELIRAKTNQIQSIPTQVSFILTNMTTGYHRDLQLLKEAIFPGLEILLDCINMSTFMLKEIQIKKEILKDNFFQHVFSVEVVNDLVLQGMPFRDAYKKVGLDIEAGLFKPDQSKVNHVHEGSIGNLCLQEIKSKMQVAIGQFDFEKSTLQLRKLIEG
- a CDS encoding YceI family protein, whose translation is MTTKKKWISAIMVIVLMSIQWSVEAQVKYTLAPSPELKVEGGSSLHDWDMTSNTAKGEGQFIMEGNQFKGVRSLQVTMEAESLKSGTRGLDANAYKALDTKKNKEVRFTLRELTGSGSSYQAKGDFTIAGVTKPASFPVKVSQNGNRVTFEGSYNTKLTDYSIDPPTALLGTVKTRDEITIKFKATFQPNN